In Sporosarcina psychrophila, a genomic segment contains:
- a CDS encoding cytosine permease has protein sequence MQNDYAREVVPMHERKKWFSISLIWIAVGIDLSAMLFGAQLGAGMAFNDALLSVVIGSLILGVLAAFCAYVGAATGLSTSMISRSAFGSSGAKIVSAFLAISLMGWFGVQAGFFAENATVAISEAIGIQLPIPLLAGIGGLLMMLTAMFGYRAIEKLSSWSVPLLIILVILAVGMAITKFGTASIGAPVENTFSIGMAISLVISIFVVGAVISPDISRWARTKKDAVLASFFGFFIGNSFMLVIAMILSRVMNEENLTTIMLTVGLGIPGILVLILAQWTTNTSNAYSSGLGLAVIFTKTSKAKLTFAAGTIGTLMAVFGIYGNFINFLSIITMFIAPIGGVYTAIYYIGGAKMLSFESSAKYKAYPLIAWGTGTLVSWMTLEKPIGLELFKLTTIPSLDSFIIAFVTQGIFCFVIKRQFTKENQYEVVK, from the coding sequence ATGCAAAATGATTATGCTCGAGAAGTTGTACCGATGCATGAACGTAAGAAATGGTTTTCCATCAGTCTAATCTGGATTGCTGTTGGAATTGATTTATCTGCTATGCTATTTGGCGCACAACTCGGGGCAGGAATGGCTTTTAATGACGCCTTGCTGTCTGTGGTAATCGGATCCCTGATATTGGGTGTTCTAGCTGCATTTTGTGCATACGTTGGGGCGGCTACTGGCTTATCAACGTCTATGATTTCTCGTTCCGCCTTCGGAAGTTCAGGCGCGAAAATTGTTTCGGCCTTTCTTGCTATCTCGTTAATGGGGTGGTTTGGTGTACAAGCTGGTTTTTTTGCCGAAAACGCAACTGTTGCTATCTCCGAGGCAATCGGAATTCAATTACCCATTCCGCTTCTAGCTGGAATAGGTGGATTGCTGATGATGTTAACGGCGATGTTCGGATACCGTGCAATAGAGAAGCTCAGTTCTTGGTCTGTACCACTATTAATCATATTAGTGATTCTCGCGGTTGGAATGGCGATCACTAAATTTGGCACTGCTAGTATCGGGGCGCCTGTAGAAAATACATTCTCGATAGGAATGGCAATCTCACTGGTGATTAGTATCTTTGTTGTAGGTGCGGTAATTTCACCGGACATTTCACGCTGGGCTCGAACAAAAAAAGATGCAGTTCTAGCTTCTTTCTTTGGTTTCTTTATTGGTAATAGTTTTATGTTGGTCATTGCGATGATTCTATCCCGTGTCATGAATGAAGAAAATTTGACGACGATTATGCTGACTGTCGGTCTTGGGATTCCGGGTATTCTCGTATTGATTTTGGCGCAGTGGACAACTAATACGAGTAATGCTTATTCTTCTGGACTCGGTTTAGCTGTTATTTTTACGAAGACTAGTAAAGCGAAATTAACTTTTGCGGCAGGTACAATTGGGACGCTTATGGCCGTCTTCGGGATTTATGGAAACTTCATTAACTTCCTGAGTATTATCACAATGTTTATCGCACCAATAGGCGGTGTGTATACGGCCATTTACTATATAGGCGGGGCAAAAATGCTGTCATTTGAATCCTCTGCAAAGTACAAAGCATATCCGTTGATCGCTTGGGGGACGGGGACTTTAGTGAGCTGGATGACACTGGAGAAACCAATTGGACTGGAACTTTTCAAACTGACAACAATTCCATCTTTAGATAGTTTCATCATCGCTTTTGTTACACAGGGAATTTTTTGTTTTGTCATTAAACGTCAATTTACGAAGGAGAATCAGTATGAAGTGGTTAAATGA
- a CDS encoding GatB/YqeY domain-containing protein produces the protein MRVTQPLPYFSVKQDMGKPMSLEMSELKGKAEAGLISNVVKAFL, from the coding sequence ATGCGGGTTACGCAGCCATTGCCGTATTTTTCCGTTAAGCAAGATATGGGCAAGCCGATGAGTCTTGAAATGTCTGAACTAAAAGGCAAAGCTGAAGCTGGTTTGATCAGCAACGTTGTAAAAGCATTTTTGTAG
- a CDS encoding TetR/AcrR family transcriptional regulator — translation MREKLLKAAIYHYSRYGYQGATMQKIATEVGIKPASIYFFYQNKEALFIAAFQKLLEEHFSQMKKIMDEVENSPIEEIFCSLLHGTVSFHKEKEEETAAYISLITSPPPEIKQFLKNHMEQFDNWLIQSLNTSLKHYYPSISDQQSVNVTKQFLLLMDGIFWEMNMYDENILSEQLQHAFHLTTLILRGIEDAK, via the coding sequence ATGAGAGAAAAATTATTGAAAGCGGCTATTTATCATTATTCACGTTACGGTTATCAAGGCGCAACGATGCAAAAAATTGCTACAGAAGTTGGCATTAAGCCTGCTTCCATCTACTTTTTTTACCAAAACAAAGAAGCTCTATTTATTGCAGCATTCCAGAAGTTATTAGAAGAACACTTTAGTCAGATGAAAAAAATTATGGATGAAGTAGAAAACTCCCCAATAGAAGAGATTTTCTGTAGTTTGCTGCATGGTACTGTCTCATTCCATAAAGAAAAAGAAGAAGAAACGGCGGCTTATATTTCATTGATCACTTCTCCTCCGCCAGAGATAAAGCAGTTTCTGAAAAATCATATGGAGCAATTTGATAACTGGCTCATACAATCGCTAAACACTTCTTTAAAGCATTACTACCCATCCATTTCTGATCAACAAAGTGTCAATGTAACAAAACAATTTCTTTTACTAATGGACGGCATCTTTTGGGAAATGAATATGTACGATGAAAATATTTTGTCAGAGCAACTCCAACATGCTTTCCATCTAACAACTCTAATATTGAGGGGGATTGAAGATGCAAAATGA